A genomic segment from Gossypium hirsutum isolate 1008001.06 chromosome D04, Gossypium_hirsutum_v2.1, whole genome shotgun sequence encodes:
- the LOC107911216 gene encoding dehydrogenase/reductase SDR family member FEY — protein sequence MVKKKQALGWIEWLMGWMYVTYELLFQRTKTSHLQNPLELPSLNDLTCIVTGTTSGIGKEIARQLAEAGAHVVMAVRNRKTANELIDQWCSSWAGILLNVEVMELDLLSLDSVVGFANTWNARLEPLHVLINNAGIFSIGETQKFSKDGFEEHLQVNHLAPALLSVLLLPSLIKGSTSRIINVNSVMHYVGFVDTEDMNTVSGKRKYSSLLGYTNSKLAQVMFSSVLHKRLPVESGVNVMCVSPGIVHTNVARDLPRIVQAAYHLIPYFLFSPQEGSRSALFAATDPQIPEYCESLKTDEWPVCAFISQGCHPTNPSKEAQSVETSFEVWEKTLEMIGLPSDAVERLIEGKEVRCRYGTRKD from the exons ATGGTGAAGAAGAAACAAGCTCTGGGTTGGATCGAATGGTTAATGGGATGGATGTACGTAACCTACGAGCTACTTTTTCAAAGAACAAAAACGAGTCACTTACAAAACCCATTAGAATTACCGTCATTAAACGACCTCACATGCATCGTAACCGGCACTACGAGTGGTATCGGTAAGGAAATAGCACGACAATTGGCTGAAGCAGGGGCACATGTTGTAATGGCAGTGAGGAACCGAAAAACAGCTAATGAATTGATTGATCAATGGTGTAGTTCTTGGGCAGGGATACTTTTGAATGTTGAGGTTATGGAACTTGATCTTTTATCATTGGATTCTGTTGTTGGTTTTGCTAATACATGGAATGCTCGTTTAGAACCATTACATGTTCTTATTAATAATGCTGGGATTTTTTCAATTGGAG AAACCCAGAAGTTTTCAAAGGATGGGTTTGAGGAGCATTTGCAAGTGAATCATCTAGCTCCAGCATTGCTCTCTGTATTGCTTTTGCCATCACTTATTAAAGGGTCTACAAGTCGAATTATTAATGTCAATTCTGTT ATGCATTATGTTGGCTTCGTTGATACAGAAGACATGAACACTGTTTCTGGGAAAAGAAAGTACTCAAGTCTGTTGGGATATACTAACAGCAAGCTAGCACAG GTTATGTTTAGCAGTGTCCTCCACAAACGGCTACCTGTTGAGTCCGGTGTTAACGTTATGTGTGTATCACCTGGAATTGTCCACACAAATGTT GCTCGGGATCTACCCAGAATCGTTCAAGCTGCTTATCATCTAATACCCTATTTTTTATTCAGCCCTCAAGAGG GTTCTAGGAGTGCTCTTTTCGCAGCAACAGATCCTCAGATTCCAGAGTATTGCGAGTCGTTGAAAACCGACGAGTGGCCTGTTTGTGCATTCATTTCCCAAGGTTGTCATCCTACAAATCCTTCTAAAGAAGCGCAGAGTGTCGAGACTTCATTCGAAGTGTGGGAAAAGACGTTGGAGATGATCGGCCTCCCTTCAGATGCCGTGGAGAGACTCATCGAAGGTAAGGAAGTTAGATGTCGATATGGCACTCGAAAGGACTAG
- the LOC107911546 gene encoding uncharacterized protein, with the protein MSGLSLAVAPRSEPDHTIAPGEKPEHKPPRQQRQQQQQQQSGVGSIMGSLRVIELQLVVFIMVFSISGLVPLLDLVFPAIASAYIIALSRFAFPSNGHVSTASQEIFQGSKLFRLYVILGTAVGLFLPLAYVLGGFARGDNHDVRSATPHLFLLSFQILTENVIGGLSLFSPPVRALVPLLYTVRRIFVLVDWIHDVWLNKTLPVNAQLKDIVWHWLGKCLAAANLLYFSINLFFFLIPRFLPRAFERYFKERDEIRCKMSEDKRPIMANKSLATNKKDD; encoded by the exons ATGTCCGGTTTATCTCTCGCCGTGGCTCCAAGGAGTGAGCCAGATCACACCATAGCACCTGGGGAAAAACCCGAGCACAAACCACCTCGCCAGCAGCGGCAGCAGCAGCAACAGCAACAATCCGGGGTAGGCAGTATAATGGGATCATTACGTGTGATCGAGCTCCAACTAGTAGTTTTCATTATGGTTTTTTCGATTAGTGGCCTTGTCCCGCTCCTTGATTTAGTCTTCCCAGCTATTGCCTCCGCTTATATTATTGCCCTTTCGCGTTTCGCCTTCCCATCCAACGGTCATGTATCGACTGCCTCGCAGGAGATTTTCCAAGGCAGCAAACTGTTTAGGCTCTATGTGATCCTTGGAACTGCGGTAGGTCTTTTTTTGCCGCTCGCGTATGTCTTGGGCGGCTTCGCAAGGGGCGACAACCATGACGTTCGATCGGCTACACCGCACTTGTTCTTGCTTTCTTTCCAAATACTAACAGAAAACGTGATAGGCGGGCTGTCTTTATTTTCGCCACCGGTGAGGGCACTCGTCCCGTTACTATATACGGTTCGGAGAATCTTCGTTCTCGTTGACTGGATACATGATGTTTGGCTCAACAAAACACTGCCTGTTAATGCACAACTGAAG GATATCGTATGGCATTGGTTGGGGAAGTGCTTGGCGGCTGCGAACCTATTGTACTTCTCTATcaacctctttttctttttgattccgCGATTCCTTCCTCGAGCATTCGAGAGGTATTTTAAGGAGAGGGATGAAATACGCTGCAAGATGTCGGAGGATAAACGTCCTATAATGGCGAACAAGTCTCTAGCAACAAACAAGAAAGACGATTGA
- the LOC107911548 gene encoding trichohyalin isoform X1, translated as MIQQLKKMRCSTSVKRNKLKDAIIAELAASTNPSMAINPELIDLRLQQFLPTLQTPSHPPYSLMIQQAILKLNEECGSKEEDISRFIEKEYKGLPWAHASFLSHHLERLCRTGELTSVDNERYMVCMDDGDFRNKEETSLGLKVSNCDEKEDRVLVRGKGSEVEVFNGWSGVNGDQVLESEKRCEVERQSVEVNGRNRACDERREGFEEQMEGRRESINEVREESQHFNEQIELSLHLEKLCRNGEIVCVNNEDDGDLQNEEEMSHRLNVSNSVEKEDQTLVQGKWSEVEAFDVCNGVNSGQAAESETRCEVERQSVEVKGQDRACDGRTEGFEEQMEGRRESINEVREKSQHFNGQIETSHHLEKLCEDDGDLWNEEDEMSHRLNISNSIEKEDRTLGQGKRSDVEAFDSCNGVNSGQAAESETQCEVERHSVEVSGQKTACEQRMEGCTIESINEFQEESQDFSRQIEENNHSEKLCRNAEIECVNNEQQTRHLEDGDLVNEEEMCHRFCMSNISNSDESEDQTLVQVKDREVEAINGLSGVNGDQAAESKNRCKIGTHSIEVSDKNTTSERRTEGFEKKKDGRREPLKEVQEESQNFSGQIGASCHLEKHGEIDNADNEWSMVHMDDAALGKENDEKEDRPLVQEKGTEVEAFVGCSEVKGDQANNGEACEQITEGFAEQNEGTRESLEEVQEGQNISDPMEVAEEVDIAKGKPTKVAQKRRGQERKRQVKTRKQRKVARVLINEGRKESLKEVQEESENFSSPIEVAEEIPIGKLNKVTRKPRGKKRKRQEITNKPVKVLKDDIAWPMMENEKKYVKEQQQQMKGGNGVTKSVGEQDQPQRGKMVSEQGSQDPKIDIRTKTLVNPFDGDVKNLKISPPKRSARLLEKKKKEGLKHEEQQQRKLRERERRSLIVCALPAATQPRKDIDPEARTSPRINLESREWGKILLRQLKRPRSRTHANRKGNMAERFTQSEPKLNGTSKNSELEEEKQEPRMKVYVRRKVKKSQLKEPENNIVLSSNLE; from the exons ATGATTCAGCAACTGAAGAAAATGCGTTGTAGTACTAGTGTTAAaagaaacaagcttaaagacgCCATTATTGCAGAGCTTGCTGCTTCAACAAACCCTTCAATGGCGATAAACCCTGAACTTATCGACCTTCGATTGCAGCAGTTCTTGCCTACTTTACAAACTCCTAGTCATCCTCCTTACTCTTTG atgATTCAACAagcaattttgaaattaaatgaggAATGTGGGTCGAAAGAGGAGGATATATCGAGGTTTATAGAGAAAGAATACAAGGGTTTGCCGTGGGCGCATGCTAGTTTTTTGAGTCATCATTTGGAGAGGCTTTGTAGAACCGGAGAGCTCACGTCTGTAGATAATGAAAGGTATATGGTTTGTATGGATGATGGTGATTTCAGGAACAAGGAGGAGACGAGTCTTGGGTTGAAAGTTTCAAATTGTGATGAGAAGGAAGATCGAGTCTTGGTTCGAGGGAAGGGGAGTGAAGTTGAGGTTTTCAATGGATGGAGTGGAGTAAATGGTGACCAAGTTCTGGAATCTGAGAAACGATGTGAAGTTGAAAGACAAAGTGTTGAAGTGAATGGCCGGAATAGAGCTTGTGATGAAAGACGTGAAGGGTTTGAAGAACAAATGGAAGGCAGAAGGGAATCCATTAATGAGGTTCGAGAAGAAAGTCAACACTTTAATGAACAAATTGAACTGAGTCTTCATTTGGAGAAGCTTTGTAGGAATGGAGAGATCGTATGCGTTAATAATGAAGATGATGGTGATTTGCAGAATGAGGAGGAAATGAGTCATAGGTTGAACGTTTCAAATAGCGTTGAGAAGGAAGATCAAACTTTAGTCCAAGGGAAGTGGAGTGAAGTCGAGGCTTTTGATGTCTGTAACGGGGTAAACAGTGGTCAAGCTGCAGAATCTGAAACTCGGTGTGAAGTTGAAAGACAAAGTGTTGAAGTGAAAGGCCAGGATAGAGCTTGTGATGGAAGAACGGAAGGGTTTGAAGAACAAATGGAAGGCAGAAGGGAATCGATTAATGAGGTTCGAGAAAAAAGTCAACACTTTAACGGACAAATTGAAACGAGTCATCATTTGGAGAAGCTTTGTGAAGATGATGGTGATTTGTGGAATGAGGAGGACGAGATGAGTCATAGGTTGAACATTTCAAATAGCATTGAGAAGGAAGATCGAACCTTAGGCCAAGGGAAGCGGAGTGATGTCGAGGCTTTTGACAGCTGTAACGGGGTAAACAGTGGTCAAGCTGCAGAATCCGAAACTCAGTGTGAAGTTGAAAGACATAGTGTTGAAGTGAGTGGCCAAAAGACCGCATGTGAGCAAAGGATGGAGGGATGCACTATAGAGTCAATTAACGAGTTTCAAGAAGAAAGTCAAGACTTTAGTCGACAAATCGAAGAGAATAATCATTCGGAGAAGCTTTGTAGGAATGCggaaattgaatgtgttaataatGAACAACAAACACGCCACTTGGAGGATGGTGATTTGGTCAATGAGGAGGAGATGTGTCATAGGTTCTGTATGTCAAACATTTCAAATAGTGATGAAAGCGAAGATCAAACCTTGGTCCAAGTAAAGGATAGAGAAGTTGAGGCTATTAATGGACTGAGTGGGGTAAATGGTGATCAAGCTGCGGAATCCAAGAATCGATGCAAAATTGGAACACATAGTATTGAAGTGAGTGATAAAAATACGACATCTGAGCGAAGAACGGagggatttgaaaaaaaaaaggatggcAGAAGGGAACCACTTAAAGAGGTTCAAGAAGAAAGTCAAAACTTTAGTGGTCAAATTGGAGCGAGTTGTCATTTGGAGAAGCATGGAGAGATTGATAATGCCGATAATGAATGGTCTATGGTCCACATGGATGATGCTGCTTTGGGGAAGGAGAACGATGAGAAGGAAGATCGACCCTTAGTCCAAGAGAAAGGGACTGAAGTTGAGGCTTTTGTTGGCTGTAGTGAGGTAAAAGGTGATCAAGCTAATAATGGAGAAGCATGTGAGCAAATAACAGAGGGATTTGCAGAACAAAACGAGGGCACAAGGGAATCACTTGAAGAGGTTCAAGAAGGTCAAAACATTAGTGATCCAATGGAAGTAGCCGAAGAAGTCGATATAGCAAAAGGAAAACCAACCAAGGTGGCTCAAAAACGAAGGGGACAAGAGAGAAAACGACAAGTGAAGACCAGAAAACAGAGAAAGGTGGCTCGTGTTTTAATAAACGAAGGCAGAAAGGAATCACTTAAAGAGGTTCAAGAAGAAAGTGAAAACTTTAGCAGTCCAATCGAAGTAGCTGAAGAAATACCGATAGGAAAGCTAAATAAGGTCACTCGAAAACCGAGGGGAAAAAAGAGAAAACGACAAGAGATTACCAATAAACCGGTAAAG GTACTCAAGGACGATATTGCTTGGCCCATGATGGAAAACGAGAAGAAATATGTCAAGGAGCAACAACAGCAAATGAAGGGCGGAAATGGAGTAACAAAATCTGTTGGTGAACAAGATCAACCACAACGAGGTAAGATGGTTAGTGAACAAGGCTCACAGGACCCAAAAATTGACATCAGAACCAAAACGCTGGTAAATCCTTTTGATGGAGATGTAAAAAACTTGAAGATTTCACCTCCAAAGCGTTCCGCTCGTctattagaaaagaaaaagaaagaaggtttAAAGCACGAGGAACAGCAGCAAAGGAAGCTTCGTGAAAGAGAAAGGCGTTCGCTTATTGTTTGTGCTTTGCCAGCAGCAACCCAACCAAGGAAAGATATTGACCCGGAGGCACGTACATCGCCACGGATAAATCTTGAATCAAGGGAATGGGGGAAGATCCTTTTAAGGCAACTTAAACGTCCTAGATCTCGAACGCATGCAAATCGTAAAGGGAATATGGCTGAGAGGTTTACTCAAAGTGAGCCGAAGCTGAATGGTACGTCCAAAAATTCAGAACTCGAGGAGGAGAAACAAGAACCTCGGATGAAGGTTTATGTTCGGAGAAAGGTGAAAAAATCCCAGCTAAAAGAACCTGAAAACAACATCGTTTTGTCATCAAACCTGGAATAG
- the LOC107911547 gene encoding uncharacterized protein, giving the protein MGSKSLCNTCFLSSTACFPKHRSRKPISTATPKIFAARRSDNDDLSCSGVGGGGRRQLVDENMIVLRKRIHEIKMIERNYEPPADWMEWEKRYYTSYDSIICDVLGVLQSQLMNTRPSLALGMVAVMMLSLPASAAFVVVHAVEMIKRIMETGMHI; this is encoded by the coding sequence ATGGGATCAAAATCTCTTTGCAATAcctgttttctttcctcaacagcGTGCTTTCCAAAACACCGATCCAGAAAACCGATCTCCACGGCGACGCCGAAGATATTCGCCGCGAGAAGATCGGATAACGATGACTTGAGCTGCAGCGGCGTTGGTGGTGGAGGAAGACGGCAACTCGTCGATGAAAACATGATTGTTCTACGGAAAAGAATACACGAGATCAAGATGATAGAGCGGAACTATGAACCGCCGGCGGATTGGATGGAGTGGGAGAAACGGTATTACACGAGTTACGATTCGATTATATGTGATGTTTTGGGCGTTTTACAGTCGCAGTTGATGAATACTCGGCCGAGCTTAGCTTTAGGGATGGTGGCGGTGATGATGTTGAGCTTGCCGGCGTCCGCCGCTTTCGTGGTGGTGCATGCGGTGGAAATGATTAAAAGGATTATGGAAACTGGGatgcatatatga
- the LOC107911549 gene encoding nudix hydrolase 25 yields the protein MEGLPTGYRPNVGVCLINSDNQVFVASRLNVPGAWQMPQGGIEDGEEPRYAAIRELREETGVVSAEIIAEVPKWLTYDFPTAVKAKVNRLWGGEWHGNAQKWFLMKLTKDESEINLATGEVEPEFAEWKWATPEEVVEQAVDYKRPTYEEVMKTFQPYFSDNGKATKCKSTKW from the exons ATGGAGGGATTGCCCACTGGTTACCGTCCCAACGTTGGTGTTTGTCTTATAAACTCTGATAATCAG GTTTTTGTAGCTTCCAGATTGAATGTTCCCGGAGCTTGGCAGATGCCTCAG GGAGGTATTGAAGATGGTGAGGAGCCAAGATATGCAGCTATAAGGGAATTACGAGAGGAAACTGGAGTCGTGTCTGCTGAAATTATCGCCGAG GTTCCGAAATGGTTGACATATGATTTTCCAACTGCAGTAAAGGCCAAAGTGAATCGACTCTGGGGAGGCGAATGGCACGGAAATGCGCAGAAATG GTTTCTTATGAAATTAACAAAAGACGAGAGCGAAATCAACTTAGCAACCGGAGAGGTAGAACCGGAATTTGCCGAGTGGAAATGGGCAACTCCCGAAGAAGTAGTTGAGCAG GCAGTGGATTATAAAAGGCCAACATATGAAGAAGTTATGAAGACCTTTCAGCCATACTTTAGTGATAATGGCAAAGCCACCAAATGTAAATCAACAAAATGGTGA
- the LOC107911548 gene encoding calponin homology domain-containing protein DDB_G0272472 isoform X2: MIQQLKKMRCSTSVKRNKLKDAIIAELAASTNPSMAINPELIDLRLQQFLPTLQTPSHPPYSLMIQQAILKLNEECGSKEEDISRFIEKEYKGLPWAHASFLSHHLERLCRTGELTSVDNERYMVCMDDGDFRNKEETSLGLKVSNCDEKEDRVLVRGKGSEVEVFNGWSGVNGDQVLESEKRCEVERQSVEVNGRNRACDERREGFEEQMEGRRESINEVREESQHFNEQIELSLHLEKLCRNGEIVCVNNEDDGDLQNEEEMSHRLNVSNSVEKEDQTLVQGKWSEVEAFDVCNGVNSGQAAESETRCEVERQSVEVKGQDRACDGRTEGFEEQMEGRRESINEVREKSQHFNGQIETSHHLEKLCEDDGDLWNEEDEMSHRLNISNSIEKEDRTLGQGKRSDVEAFDSCNGVNSGQAAESETQCEVERHSVEVSGQKTACEQRMEGCTIESINEFQEESQDFSRQIEENNHSEKLCRNAEIECVNNEQQTRHLEDGDLVNEEEMCHRFCMSNISNSDESEDQTLVQVKDREVEAINGLSGVNGDQAAESKNRCKIGTHSIEVSDKNTTSERRTEGFEKKKDGRREPLKEVQEESQNFSGQIGASCHLEKHGEIDNADNEWSMVHMDDAALGKENDEKEDRPLVQEKGTEVEAFVGCSEVKGDQANNGEACEQITEGFAEQNEGTRESLEEVQEGQNISDPMEVAEEVDIAKGKPTKVAQKRRGQERKRQVKTRKQRKVARVLINEGRKESLKEVQEESENFSSPIEVAEEIPIGKLNKVTRKPRGKKRKRQEITNKPVLKDDIAWPMMENEKKYVKEQQQQMKGGNGVTKSVGEQDQPQRGKMVSEQGSQDPKIDIRTKTLVNPFDGDVKNLKISPPKRSARLLEKKKKEGLKHEEQQQRKLRERERRSLIVCALPAATQPRKDIDPEARTSPRINLESREWGKILLRQLKRPRSRTHANRKGNMAERFTQSEPKLNGTSKNSELEEEKQEPRMKVYVRRKVKKSQLKEPENNIVLSSNLE; this comes from the exons ATGATTCAGCAACTGAAGAAAATGCGTTGTAGTACTAGTGTTAAaagaaacaagcttaaagacgCCATTATTGCAGAGCTTGCTGCTTCAACAAACCCTTCAATGGCGATAAACCCTGAACTTATCGACCTTCGATTGCAGCAGTTCTTGCCTACTTTACAAACTCCTAGTCATCCTCCTTACTCTTTG atgATTCAACAagcaattttgaaattaaatgaggAATGTGGGTCGAAAGAGGAGGATATATCGAGGTTTATAGAGAAAGAATACAAGGGTTTGCCGTGGGCGCATGCTAGTTTTTTGAGTCATCATTTGGAGAGGCTTTGTAGAACCGGAGAGCTCACGTCTGTAGATAATGAAAGGTATATGGTTTGTATGGATGATGGTGATTTCAGGAACAAGGAGGAGACGAGTCTTGGGTTGAAAGTTTCAAATTGTGATGAGAAGGAAGATCGAGTCTTGGTTCGAGGGAAGGGGAGTGAAGTTGAGGTTTTCAATGGATGGAGTGGAGTAAATGGTGACCAAGTTCTGGAATCTGAGAAACGATGTGAAGTTGAAAGACAAAGTGTTGAAGTGAATGGCCGGAATAGAGCTTGTGATGAAAGACGTGAAGGGTTTGAAGAACAAATGGAAGGCAGAAGGGAATCCATTAATGAGGTTCGAGAAGAAAGTCAACACTTTAATGAACAAATTGAACTGAGTCTTCATTTGGAGAAGCTTTGTAGGAATGGAGAGATCGTATGCGTTAATAATGAAGATGATGGTGATTTGCAGAATGAGGAGGAAATGAGTCATAGGTTGAACGTTTCAAATAGCGTTGAGAAGGAAGATCAAACTTTAGTCCAAGGGAAGTGGAGTGAAGTCGAGGCTTTTGATGTCTGTAACGGGGTAAACAGTGGTCAAGCTGCAGAATCTGAAACTCGGTGTGAAGTTGAAAGACAAAGTGTTGAAGTGAAAGGCCAGGATAGAGCTTGTGATGGAAGAACGGAAGGGTTTGAAGAACAAATGGAAGGCAGAAGGGAATCGATTAATGAGGTTCGAGAAAAAAGTCAACACTTTAACGGACAAATTGAAACGAGTCATCATTTGGAGAAGCTTTGTGAAGATGATGGTGATTTGTGGAATGAGGAGGACGAGATGAGTCATAGGTTGAACATTTCAAATAGCATTGAGAAGGAAGATCGAACCTTAGGCCAAGGGAAGCGGAGTGATGTCGAGGCTTTTGACAGCTGTAACGGGGTAAACAGTGGTCAAGCTGCAGAATCCGAAACTCAGTGTGAAGTTGAAAGACATAGTGTTGAAGTGAGTGGCCAAAAGACCGCATGTGAGCAAAGGATGGAGGGATGCACTATAGAGTCAATTAACGAGTTTCAAGAAGAAAGTCAAGACTTTAGTCGACAAATCGAAGAGAATAATCATTCGGAGAAGCTTTGTAGGAATGCggaaattgaatgtgttaataatGAACAACAAACACGCCACTTGGAGGATGGTGATTTGGTCAATGAGGAGGAGATGTGTCATAGGTTCTGTATGTCAAACATTTCAAATAGTGATGAAAGCGAAGATCAAACCTTGGTCCAAGTAAAGGATAGAGAAGTTGAGGCTATTAATGGACTGAGTGGGGTAAATGGTGATCAAGCTGCGGAATCCAAGAATCGATGCAAAATTGGAACACATAGTATTGAAGTGAGTGATAAAAATACGACATCTGAGCGAAGAACGGagggatttgaaaaaaaaaaggatggcAGAAGGGAACCACTTAAAGAGGTTCAAGAAGAAAGTCAAAACTTTAGTGGTCAAATTGGAGCGAGTTGTCATTTGGAGAAGCATGGAGAGATTGATAATGCCGATAATGAATGGTCTATGGTCCACATGGATGATGCTGCTTTGGGGAAGGAGAACGATGAGAAGGAAGATCGACCCTTAGTCCAAGAGAAAGGGACTGAAGTTGAGGCTTTTGTTGGCTGTAGTGAGGTAAAAGGTGATCAAGCTAATAATGGAGAAGCATGTGAGCAAATAACAGAGGGATTTGCAGAACAAAACGAGGGCACAAGGGAATCACTTGAAGAGGTTCAAGAAGGTCAAAACATTAGTGATCCAATGGAAGTAGCCGAAGAAGTCGATATAGCAAAAGGAAAACCAACCAAGGTGGCTCAAAAACGAAGGGGACAAGAGAGAAAACGACAAGTGAAGACCAGAAAACAGAGAAAGGTGGCTCGTGTTTTAATAAACGAAGGCAGAAAGGAATCACTTAAAGAGGTTCAAGAAGAAAGTGAAAACTTTAGCAGTCCAATCGAAGTAGCTGAAGAAATACCGATAGGAAAGCTAAATAAGGTCACTCGAAAACCGAGGGGAAAAAAGAGAAAACGACAAGAGATTACCAATAAACCG GTACTCAAGGACGATATTGCTTGGCCCATGATGGAAAACGAGAAGAAATATGTCAAGGAGCAACAACAGCAAATGAAGGGCGGAAATGGAGTAACAAAATCTGTTGGTGAACAAGATCAACCACAACGAGGTAAGATGGTTAGTGAACAAGGCTCACAGGACCCAAAAATTGACATCAGAACCAAAACGCTGGTAAATCCTTTTGATGGAGATGTAAAAAACTTGAAGATTTCACCTCCAAAGCGTTCCGCTCGTctattagaaaagaaaaagaaagaaggtttAAAGCACGAGGAACAGCAGCAAAGGAAGCTTCGTGAAAGAGAAAGGCGTTCGCTTATTGTTTGTGCTTTGCCAGCAGCAACCCAACCAAGGAAAGATATTGACCCGGAGGCACGTACATCGCCACGGATAAATCTTGAATCAAGGGAATGGGGGAAGATCCTTTTAAGGCAACTTAAACGTCCTAGATCTCGAACGCATGCAAATCGTAAAGGGAATATGGCTGAGAGGTTTACTCAAAGTGAGCCGAAGCTGAATGGTACGTCCAAAAATTCAGAACTCGAGGAGGAGAAACAAGAACCTCGGATGAAGGTTTATGTTCGGAGAAAGGTGAAAAAATCCCAGCTAAAAGAACCTGAAAACAACATCGTTTTGTCATCAAACCTGGAATAG